Below is a genomic region from Candidatus Binataceae bacterium.
TCGGTCAGAGCGCCGCGACGGGCGGCGGAGATCAGGCGGCGGCCCCCAAGCTGCCGGGAGAGAAAACGTTGCCGGGTGAAACCGGCGGTCCATATACGGATCCGCTGGAGCCGTTCAACTCGGCGATGTTCAAGTTCAACGTCGATCTGGACCAATACGTGGTCACGCCGGTCGCGAAGGGCTACTCCTACGTGATGCCCGAACCCGCGCGCCAGAGCGTGAACAACTTCTTCCGCAACGTCGGCGTCATCCCGCGCTTTGCCAACAACCTGTTCCAGCTCCATCCGTACAATGCGGCCAACGAGCTCGCACGCTTCGGAATCAACAGCACGCTCGGTGTGGCCGGACTCTTCGACGTTGCCGATTCGTGGTTCGGAATGAAGCAGCACAACGACGATTTCGGTCTGACGCTAGGGCACTATGGGATCTATTCGGGACCGTATGTGATGCTGCCCTT
It encodes:
- a CDS encoding VacJ family lipoprotein, whose protein sequence is MAVSEEIMRMQTERSIKKLATLCGTALLATLLMVSATFGQSAATGGGDQAAAPKLPGEKTLPGETGGPYTDPLEPFNSAMFKFNVDLDQYVVTPVAKGYSYVMPEPARQSVNNFFRNVGVIPRFANNLFQLHPYNAANELARFGINSTLGVAGLFDVADSWFGMKQHNDDFGLTLGHYGIYSGPYVMLPFFGPSTVRDTVGLVVDGCMNPMAWLLPWYVTIPADAGSEAINAVNYRSLHPNQFEEADRYAVDLYGAVQDAYMQTRVAELKRIAQ